The DNA segment CAGTTCAACGGACTCGAGTCGGTGACGATCCACCCGGGTCAGGTCCTCAAGGTTCCCTACGTGGCCGCCGTCGGTGGTACCGCCGAACCGGCGCCCACCCCTCCGCCCGGCTTCCGTCAGCACGTGCTGCAGCCGGGAGAGACCCTTACCGACGTCGTCGACCAGTACGGCATCACCATCGAGGCGCTCGTTGGAGCCAACCCCGACATCTCGTCGCTCGACCGGCTCCCCGCCGGCATGGAGTTGCTGATCGCCCCCTACCAGGGCCTCGTGGTCACCCTCGAGCAGGAGACCCAACTCGCTCACATCCTCGCCGAGTACGACGTAGACCCGGTCGAAGTCGCCAGGGCCAACGATCTCACCTCGCCGGCAGACCTCAGTGACGGAATGCTGCTCTTCCTGCCCGGGGTGGAGCCGGTTGCCGCCCTCGAACGACTGCGCAAGGTGCGGGAACTCGAGAACACCTACATGTGGCCACTTCACGGCCGCATCACCTCCTACTTCGGCCGCCGCAACCTGGGCATGGGTACCTCCAGCTTCCACCGGGGCATAGACGTAGCCGCACCGTTCGGCTCGACCGTCACCGCTGCCCGCAGCGGGACCGTGTCGTTCGCCGGCTGGTCCTCCCAGGGTTACGGCTACCTGGTCAAGATCCGTCACATGGGCGGCGCTGAAACCTGGTACGGCCACTTCAGCCGAATCCTCGTCAACGTGGGCGATTACGTGCGGCAGCAGGAACCGATAGGGCTGGTAGGCTCGACCGGCATCTCCACGGGACCTCACCTGCACTTCGAACTGCACGAGCGGGGACGTGCCCTCGACCCGCTCGGCCAGCTCAACTGAGAACCCGATAGCCACGAAAGAGAGCTTCTCCCGCCAACTGGACGGGAGAAGCTTAATTGTGGCGACTCGTTCACGTGCGGGGCCGAGCTGGCCGCCGAACCGCTACTCCTTGGCCCAGAGGATGCGGCCGCACGACGGACAGCGGGTGACGCCGGCGCCCTTCTTCGCTTTCTGAACCACGTGGATCGGGAGCTTCACGTTGCAGCCCCCGCACTGCTGATTGCTGACGACCGGGACGAGCCCCACTCCGCGCCTGGCCTTGCGAACCTGCTCGTACTGGCGCAGCAGTTGGCGGTCGATCTCCTTGGCCAGCGACTCACGCTCGCCCGAGAGCGAGCCGATGCGCTCGTCCAGCTTCTCCAGTCGGGCGTCTTCCTCCGAGCTGAGCTCTGCCAGGACCGGTTCGAGTTCGCCGAGTTCACCTTCAAGGCCCGCTATCACCTCGTCGAGCTCCTCGAGCTCGCCCAGCAGCGGCATCGTGTCCTCTTCGAGCTCCTGCACGCGGGTTGCGAACTGTAGTTCCTGATTCTGGAACTGCGAGGCCTCCTTGGCGCTGTCGGCCCTCAGGCCGGCTGCGGCAGCTGCCTTGCGGCGCTCGTCGAGAGCCTTCAGTTCCATCTCGTTCTGCGAGACGCGCTTCCTCAGATCCTCGCGCTCCGCCCGGCGCTTGGCCAGCTGATCCTCGAGCCCCTGGCGGCGTTTGCGAGTCTCGATCAGCTCCGGCGGAGTCTGGCCCTTCTCCTCCTGCAGGTTGTCCAGTTCCAGATCCCTGGTCTGGACGTCGCTGAGCCTTTCAAGCATCTGACCTCCTGAGAACGAAGGGCAAAAATAAACTCCGCTCGATCGTCGTCAAACGGAGTGCCCTCATACGCCGTTTACTGGGCGGTTGCTTCACGCCCACGAGTGTAGCACGGCCTGTTCGGCCCTCGTGATTAGGGATGTGAGTGTCACGTTAGAATCATTCGATGTTCGAAGAGTCTCCCGACGGCTTCATCTCGCGGTGGCGGCAACATGCCGCCGCGGCCCGGGTGTTCTCGCGAACCGAGGGACTACCGCTCCTCGAGGTGGAGGCGGGCGGGGCGATCCTCCAGGTATTGGAGCGAACCGGCCCGTACCTGGCCCAGCCGGGCGAGGCGAACGTGATCATCAACCCCACGGCCCGCACCGTCGAGCTGCACGGGAGCGGCAAGATGTCGGTCGAGGTTGCGGGCATCGGCCGGATGAGCGCCTGCGGCCAGATCATCTACCGCGATGATCCCTTCCTGGTCGTGGATGTGGGCGCGCCCGTGGTCCTGGGCGTGATCGAACCGTTGCCCGATGGAGCCGTCGCCGGCGCCTGGGTCTCGTTCGAGTCGATCCCGCCGATACACGGTTTCGTGGTGCCCACGCAGAAACGCAACGTGGTGCGTTCGGCAGAGGAAGCTCCCTGAATCAGGCCGGAGCGCTCTCCTAACCCCGCTCCTCAGCCTGCTCGAACGATGTTTCGGAGCTGCCTTGGGGCGGCATCGACGTCTGCTACGATGCACTGTTCATGAGTCCGCTACCGCACTCCAAGACCCCTGTCGCACGCATCTCGGCGGTCGCGCCAGGATCCCCGGCTGAACGTGCCGGGGTAGGACCCGACTGGGAACTGGTCTCGGTGAACGGCCGGGTCATATCCGACATCCTCGCCTATCGTCACGAACTCCTGCGTGGCGAGGTAGAGCTGCTGGTTCGCTCCCCGGAGGGCGAGGAACGCGAGTTCGGCGCCGCCTGGGAAGACCCGGGGCTGGAGTTCGACGAGGTCATCTTCGACGGGATCCGCCGCTGCGCCAACAAGTGCGACTTCTGTTACGTGCATCAGATGCCCAGGGGCATGCGCAAGAGCCTCTACATGATGGACGACGACTTCCGTACCAGCTTCCTCTACGGTTCGTTCGTCACCCTGACCAATCTGAGCGAGGAGGACGTTCAGCGGATCCTCGACGAGGAGTTGAGCCCGCTCTACGTCTCGGTTCACACCACGGACGAGGAGTTGCGGCGCGAGATGATGAAGTGGTGGCGGCTCAAGGTGCAGGACGAGTCGAGCACCAGCATCCGCGGAATGCTGGAGCGGCTGCGGCCCATCGATCTCTACACGCAGATCGTCACCCTCCCTGGGAGGAACGACGGTCAGCACCTGACCGACACTCTCGAGTTCCTCGCTGAGCAACCGAAC comes from the Trueperaceae bacterium genome and includes:
- a CDS encoding M23 family metallopeptidase, with amino-acid sequence MKLLRLCSISLLLSAATIVLADGYALKTVRPGDSLGSIANRYNLSVGALMQFNGLESVTIHPGQVLKVPYVAAVGGTAEPAPTPPPGFRQHVLQPGETLTDVVDQYGITIEALVGANPDISSLDRLPAGMELLIAPYQGLVVTLEQETQLAHILAEYDVDPVEVARANDLTSPADLSDGMLLFLPGVEPVAALERLRKVRELENTYMWPLHGRITSYFGRRNLGMGTSSFHRGIDVAAPFGSTVTAARSGTVSFAGWSSQGYGYLVKIRHMGGAETWYGHFSRILVNVGDYVRQQEPIGLVGSTGISTGPHLHFELHERGRALDPLGQLN
- a CDS encoding C4-type zinc ribbon domain-containing protein, translated to MLERLSDVQTRDLELDNLQEEKGQTPPELIETRKRRQGLEDQLAKRRAEREDLRKRVSQNEMELKALDERRKAAAAAGLRADSAKEASQFQNQELQFATRVQELEEDTMPLLGELEELDEVIAGLEGELGELEPVLAELSSEEDARLEKLDERIGSLSGERESLAKEIDRQLLRQYEQVRKARRGVGLVPVVSNQQCGGCNVKLPIHVVQKAKKGAGVTRCPSCGRILWAKE